In Arachis stenosperma cultivar V10309 chromosome 1, arast.V10309.gnm1.PFL2, whole genome shotgun sequence, one DNA window encodes the following:
- the LOC130940689 gene encoding probable inactive receptor kinase At2g26730, with the protein MTICWCLPKIILYIQVFIIVDVISITLLMVQKPLQNKETNPRIMVVMNPILALSIITTILFFSPMAYSENEAVKSALVRFMDNLAPWNNNSEREAARYWGWNLDTDPCADNWKGVSCSSDGSVKAIVLDDSNLSGTLDATSLCMAKSLQILSLKRNNLQGSVPEAIGNCKYLTRLFLSDNNFSGDLPTSLRHLCSLRWLEVARNKFTGPISDKIPASVLISFLGENNKFTGEVPDFDFMKLIRFNVSNNNLKGQIPDVRNKFGVESFSGNPDLCGSPLPAACPPSPSPRKEKRLFITDGVAIYSGYIILGITVVAFFVYKLVRKSMNKVEASKALNKKECPRHRLTRKDPAGGNNGEKSREDSSESKGSGGGGGRGSVEMRSEPSIASLESGITLSTSTLVVLSSRVSKALRFEDLLRAPAELIGRGMHGSLYKVMLDNGVFLAVKRIKDWGISESDFQRRIGKVSQVNHPFVLPPLAYYCSRQEKLLAYEYMDNGSLFNMLYKVGSQNGKPFEWGSRLNIAAKIAETLAYMHEELRESGIAHGNLKSSNILFNNNMEPLISEYGLMVIEHQALRSLSHSKSVRNRVLTAAHAYSTFKVDVYAFGVILLELLTGKVVQNQGVFDFVKWVNSVVREEWSVEVFDKNLVSEGASGERMMNLLQVALKCINPSPADRPSMSEVALAIVALKEEEERSLT; encoded by the exons ATGACCATCTGTTGGTGCTTACCAAagattatattatatatacaagtTTTCATCATTGTTGATGTGATTTCGATCACTCTTCTAATGGTTCAAAAACCACTGCAAAACAAAGAAACTAACCCAAGAATAATGGTTGTGATGAACCCAATCTTGGCACTCTCCATTATTACCACCATTTTATTCTTCTCTCCAATGGCTTATTCAGAGAACGAAGCGGTGAAGAGCGCATTGGTGAGATTCATGGACAATCTTGCACCATGGAATAATAATTCAGAGAGAGAAGCAGCAAGGTACTGGGGATGGAACCTTGACACAGATCCATGCGCAGATAACTGGAAAGGTGTGAGTTGTTCCTCAGATGGAAGTGTGAAAGccattgttcttgatgattcaaACCTGAGTGGTACCCTAGACGCCACCTCTCTCTGCATGGCGAAATCTCTTCAAATTCTGAGCCTCAAGAGGAACAACTTGCAGGGATCAGTGCCCGAAGCTATCGGAAACTGCAAGTATTTGACCCGTTTGTTCCTCAGCGATAACAACTTCTCCGGTGATCTTCCGACTTCTCTTCGACATTTATGCAGCTTGAGGTGGCTTGAAGTTGCCAGAAACAAGTTTACCGGTCCCATTTCCGATAAGATACCTGCCTCAGTCTTGATATCCTTTCTCG GTGAGAATAACAAGTTCACTGGGGAGGTACCTGATTTTGACTTCATGAAACTCATTCGATTCAACGTCTCCAACAACAACTTGAAGGGGCAGATTCCTGACGTGAGaaacaagtttggtgtggaaagcTTTTCTGGAAATCCTGACTTGTGTGGATCGCCGCTTCCAGCGGCATGTCCACCTAGTCCCTCACCAAGGAAAGAAAAAAGATTATTCATCACTGACGGCGTGGCGATTTACTCTGGCTACATCATTCTTGGCATCACCGTGGTGGCATTCTTTGTGTACAAGCTAGTGAGGAAATCCATGAACAAAGTGGAAGCATCCAAGGCTCTCAACAAGAAGGAATGCCCAAGGCATCGATTAACTCGAAAGGATCCTGCAG GGGGCAATAATGGTGAAAAGAGCAGGGAGGATTCTTCTGAGAGCAAGGGTAGTGGTGGTGGCGGCGGCCGTGGCAGCGTTGAGATGAGATCAGAGCCATCGATAGCGTCACTTGAGAGTGGAATAACATTGAGCACATCAACGCTGGTAGTTCTGTCAAGCAGGGTATCAAAGGCGCTGAGATTTGAGGACTTGCTGAGAGCACCAGCTGAGTTGATTGGGAGAGGGATGCATGGGAGCCTCTACAAGGTGATGCTGGACAACGGTGTGTTCTTGGCTGTGAAGAGGATCAAGGATTGGGGAATCTCCGAAAGTGATTTTCAGAGGAGAATTGGGAAAGTTAGCCAAGTCAACCATCCATTTGTGTTGCCACCTCTTGCTTACTATTGTTCCCGCCAAGAGAAGCTTCTTGCATATGAGTACATGGACAATGGGAGTCTCTTCAACATGCTCTATAAAGTTG GATCACAAAATGGAAAACCCTTTGAGTGGGGAAGCAGACTAAACATTGCCGCAAAAATAGCAGAAACTTTAGCTTATATGCATGAAGAGCTACGAGAAAGTGGAATAGCACACGGAAACTTAAAATCAAGCAACATTTTATTCAACAACAACATGGAACCATTAATAAGCGAATATGGGCTAATGGTAATTGAACACCAAGCTCTGAGATCACTCTCTCACAGCAAGAGTGTGAGGAACAGGGTTCTAACTGCTGCACATGCATATAGCACCTTCAAAGTTGATGTATACGCCTTTGGGGTGATACTCTTGGAGCTTCTCACAGGGAAAGTGGTTCAGAATCAAGGGGTTTTTGATTTCGTTAAGTGGGTTAATTCTGTGGTTAGAGAGGAGTGGAGTGTTGAAGTGTTTGATAAGAACTTGGTGTCAGAAGGTGCGAGTGGAGAGAGGATGATGAACTTGTTGCAGGTTGCATTGAAATGCATCAATCCTTCTCCTGCTGATAGACCAAGCATGAGTGAAGTTGCATTGGCCATAGTTGCATTGaaagaggaggaagaaagaTCTTTAACATAG
- the LOC130960480 gene encoding ubiquitin-conjugating enzyme E2-23 kDa-like isoform X2 yields MMSDYTVEMINDGLSEFNVEFHGPKESLYEGGVWKIRVELPDAYPYKSPSVGFVNKIFHPNVDELSGSVCLDVINQSWSPMFDLLNVFEVFLPQLLLYPNASDPLNGDAASLMMKDKKLYDEKVKEYCERYAKKEHISKSKAEEESDEDDISEEECGSSDDDIPGHADP; encoded by the exons ATGATGAGTGATTATACAGTGGAGATGATAAATGATGGGCTAAGTGAATTCAATGTGGAGTTTCATGGCCCCAAAGAAA GCCTCTATGAAGGTGGAGTCTGGAAAATTCGCGTGGAGCTGCCCGATGCATATCCATACAAATCCCCCTCTGTCGGCTTTGTTAACAAAATATTCCATCCAAATGTTGATGAGTT ATCTGGCTCTGTATGTTTGGATGTCATCAATCAATCATGGAGTCCAATGTTTG ATCTTCTAAATGTCTTTGAAGTATTCCTACCACAACTATTGCTTTATCCGAATGCTTCAGATCCTCTCAATGGTGATGCAGCATCATTAATGATGAAGGATAAAAAGCTGTATGACGAAAAAGTTAAAG AGTACTGTGAGCGGTATGCAAAGAAGGAACATATAAGCAAATCAAAAGCTGAAGAAGAGAGTGATGAGGATGATATCAGTGAAGAAGAATGTGGGTCAAGTGATGATGACATTCCTGGACATGCTGATCCCTAA
- the LOC130960480 gene encoding ubiquitin-conjugating enzyme E2-23 kDa-like isoform X1 produces the protein MSSPSKRREMDVMKLMMSDYTVEMINDGLSEFNVEFHGPKESLYEGGVWKIRVELPDAYPYKSPSVGFVNKIFHPNVDELSGSVCLDVINQSWSPMFDLLNVFEVFLPQLLLYPNASDPLNGDAASLMMKDKKLYDEKVKEYCERYAKKEHISKSKAEEESDEDDISEEECGSSDDDIPGHADP, from the exons ATGTCATCTCCAAGCAAGAGAAGAGAAATGGATGTAATGAAATT GATGATGAGTGATTATACAGTGGAGATGATAAATGATGGGCTAAGTGAATTCAATGTGGAGTTTCATGGCCCCAAAGAAA GCCTCTATGAAGGTGGAGTCTGGAAAATTCGCGTGGAGCTGCCCGATGCATATCCATACAAATCCCCCTCTGTCGGCTTTGTTAACAAAATATTCCATCCAAATGTTGATGAGTT ATCTGGCTCTGTATGTTTGGATGTCATCAATCAATCATGGAGTCCAATGTTTG ATCTTCTAAATGTCTTTGAAGTATTCCTACCACAACTATTGCTTTATCCGAATGCTTCAGATCCTCTCAATGGTGATGCAGCATCATTAATGATGAAGGATAAAAAGCTGTATGACGAAAAAGTTAAAG AGTACTGTGAGCGGTATGCAAAGAAGGAACATATAAGCAAATCAAAAGCTGAAGAAGAGAGTGATGAGGATGATATCAGTGAAGAAGAATGTGGGTCAAGTGATGATGACATTCCTGGACATGCTGATCCCTAA